A region of Mesorhizobium sp. M3A.F.Ca.ET.080.04.2.1 DNA encodes the following proteins:
- a CDS encoding serine protease, translating to MSLKRWETSFAAVAAVAVAFATQPANADQSEVSSSGTGFFVNDQGWVVTNAHVVEGCISISVPQLGDGSDLAVDNQNDLAVFKLAMGTGKPHLPLRRSQPRLGEDIAAYGFPLSGLLSDSIKVTTGNVNSLVGMENDTRYLQVSTPLQPGNSGGPIVDQWGSIIGVSTAVLGSKFTNETGIAVQNVNFAIRSNVVELFLQSRNIQFDAADAAADAKPLSTADLSDKVVPSVVQVLCHGAEKPLANTGPLPSTAEVPSTPPGTSSNEAVKEAAVAVIRNLIERDSGDASSSLQAVAAIYADSVSYYGKQRPLSEVLADKRDYFIRWPERAYRIRDGSLMVTCANGACMVSGIYDWVVRSIPRNKQAHGAARFSYAISLGANPKIISEAGNVLKQ from the coding sequence ATGAGCTTGAAAAGATGGGAGACTAGTTTCGCCGCCGTGGCGGCCGTTGCTGTTGCGTTTGCCACACAACCAGCAAATGCGGACCAGTCTGAGGTTTCCAGTTCGGGAACTGGCTTTTTCGTAAACGATCAAGGCTGGGTGGTTACCAACGCACACGTCGTTGAAGGTTGCATAAGCATCAGCGTCCCACAGCTGGGGGACGGCAGTGACCTCGCCGTCGACAACCAAAATGACCTCGCTGTCTTTAAGCTCGCTATGGGTACAGGAAAGCCTCACCTTCCGCTGCGCCGCTCTCAACCCCGGCTTGGAGAAGATATTGCCGCCTACGGTTTCCCTCTCAGTGGGTTGCTTTCTGACTCCATTAAGGTCACGACCGGGAACGTCAATTCGCTGGTGGGTATGGAGAACGACACCCGATATCTACAAGTGTCAACGCCCCTTCAGCCAGGGAACTCCGGCGGCCCAATAGTTGATCAATGGGGCTCGATCATTGGTGTTTCGACAGCGGTGCTCGGATCGAAGTTCACGAACGAGACGGGCATTGCTGTGCAGAACGTCAATTTTGCCATTCGATCGAACGTGGTCGAATTGTTCCTTCAAAGCCGGAACATTCAGTTCGACGCCGCCGATGCTGCGGCTGATGCGAAACCGCTTTCAACAGCCGATCTCTCCGACAAAGTTGTACCATCGGTTGTTCAGGTCCTTTGCCACGGTGCTGAAAAACCGCTTGCTAACACTGGCCCCTTACCATCGACAGCCGAAGTGCCATCAACTCCACCCGGCACATCATCCAATGAAGCCGTCAAAGAGGCAGCGGTCGCGGTCATTCGCAATTTGATAGAACGCGACAGCGGCGATGCGTCGTCCTCGCTGCAAGCCGTTGCAGCCATATATGCGGATTCTGTTTCATATTACGGAAAGCAGAGACCTCTAAGCGAAGTCCTGGCCGATAAGAGAGATTATTTCATACGGTGGCCTGAGCGAGCCTATCGCATCCGCGATGGTTCTCTGATGGTGACCTGCGCTAATGGCGCGTGCATGGTATCGGGCATTTATGATTGGGTGGTGCGGAGTATCCCAAGAAACAAGCAGGCACACGGCGCCGCTCGATTCAGCTACGCGATTTCCCTGGGAGCCAATCCGAAGATTATATCAGAAGCCGGGAATGTTCTGAAACAATAG
- a CDS encoding MucR family transcriptional regulator, whose translation MPEEAENNRVQLIELTADIVSAYVSKNAVPVASLPEIIESVNSSLSKIGGPAEPETPAQAPAVNPKRSVFPDYIICLEDGKKFKSLKRHLSVDFGLTPEEYREKWGLKPDYPMVAPNYAAQRSTLAKAAGLGRNPAKKPAKSTGKRKTRA comes from the coding sequence ATGCCGGAAGAGGCGGAAAACAATAGAGTCCAGTTGATCGAGCTCACCGCGGACATCGTGTCCGCCTACGTCAGCAAGAACGCGGTCCCGGTTGCGTCTCTTCCAGAGATCATCGAAAGCGTGAATTCGTCGCTTTCGAAGATCGGAGGACCGGCCGAACCCGAGACGCCAGCCCAGGCGCCCGCTGTCAATCCGAAGCGGTCGGTGTTCCCCGACTACATCATTTGCCTCGAGGACGGAAAGAAGTTCAAATCGCTGAAGCGCCATCTCAGCGTGGATTTCGGGCTCACGCCCGAAGAGTACCGCGAGAAGTGGGGGCTGAAGCCGGACTATCCGATGGTGGCGCCGAACTACGCCGCCCAGCGATCGACGCTGGCCAAGGCGGCTGGGCTCGGCCGGAATCCCGCGAAAAAGCCGGCGAAGAGCACAGGCAAGCGGAAGACTAGGGCTTAA
- the nhaA gene encoding Na+/H+ antiporter NhaA encodes MPKFKSLVREFLDGEAAGGIVLMAAAALALIVANSPLAETYFALLHAYLGPLSVSHWINDGLMAVFFLLVGLEIKRKVLDGQLSTWPRRMLPGIAAAGGMVVPALVYVLINRGNQAALSGWAIPTATDIAFALGVLSLLGSRVPASLKVFLTALAIIDDLGAVIIIALFYTGGLSLAYLGASFAVIAALVVLNRMRVMSLVPYLVLGALLWVLVLKSGVHATLAGVALALTIPLERSAGTGHDAEHSPLHRLEHGLHRLVPFIVIPVFGFANAGVSLGGLSLAALVEPLTLGVAAGLVLGKLIGVFGSSALAIRLGLADLPANAGWLHMVGISLLCGIGFTISLFIGLLAFANDAALQDAVKVGILAGSLIAALVGAAVLFVICSSRASQ; translated from the coding sequence GTGCCAAAGTTCAAATCGCTCGTTCGCGAATTCCTTGACGGCGAGGCGGCCGGCGGCATCGTCCTGATGGCGGCTGCGGCGCTCGCCTTGATCGTCGCCAACTCGCCTCTCGCCGAAACCTATTTCGCGCTCCTGCATGCCTATCTCGGGCCGCTCAGCGTCTCGCACTGGATCAATGACGGGCTGATGGCGGTGTTCTTCCTGCTGGTCGGGCTGGAGATCAAGCGCAAGGTGCTGGACGGGCAGCTCTCCACCTGGCCGCGCCGCATGCTGCCGGGCATCGCCGCCGCCGGCGGCATGGTGGTTCCGGCGCTGGTCTATGTCCTCATCAACCGCGGCAACCAGGCAGCACTGTCCGGCTGGGCGATCCCGACCGCCACCGACATCGCCTTTGCGCTCGGCGTGCTGTCGCTGCTCGGCAGCCGGGTCCCGGCCTCGCTAAAGGTGTTCCTCACCGCTTTGGCCATCATCGACGATCTCGGCGCCGTCATCATCATCGCGCTGTTCTACACTGGCGGCCTGTCGCTCGCCTATCTGGGCGCCTCCTTCGCCGTCATCGCCGCGCTCGTCGTGCTCAACCGCATGCGGGTGATGAGCCTCGTGCCTTATCTCGTGCTCGGCGCGCTGCTTTGGGTGCTGGTGCTGAAATCGGGCGTGCATGCCACGCTGGCCGGGGTGGCGCTGGCGCTCACCATTCCGCTCGAACGCTCCGCCGGCACGGGCCACGATGCCGAGCATTCGCCGCTGCACCGGCTGGAGCACGGCCTGCACCGGCTGGTGCCCTTCATCGTCATCCCGGTCTTCGGCTTCGCCAATGCCGGCGTCTCGCTCGGCGGCCTGAGCCTCGCCGCTCTGGTCGAGCCGCTGACCTTGGGGGTCGCCGCCGGCCTGGTGCTCGGCAAGCTGATCGGCGTGTTCGGCTCCTCGGCGCTCGCCATCCGCCTCGGCCTCGCCGACCTGCCGGCCAATGCCGGCTGGCTGCATATGGTCGGCATTTCGCTGCTGTGCGGCATAGGCTTCACCATAAGCCTGTTCATCGGCCTGCTCGCCTTCGCCAACGACGCCGCCCTTCAGGACGCGGTCAAGGTCGGCATCCTCGCCGGCTCGCTGATTGCCGCGCTGGTCGGCGCGGCGGTTCTGTTCGTGATCTGCTCGTCGCGCGCCAGTCAATGA
- a CDS encoding substrate-binding domain-containing protein yields MTTIADVARYAGVSVATVSHVMNRTRHVEPKTAERVRAAIAALRYSPNSLARSLRRGETKTIGLLLPDNSNPFFASVARQIEDAGFVAGYTVILCNSDGNAEKEERYLSVLMAKQIDGLIFAGSSDHARVFSRLSPDVPAVLLDREIHSVNVDSVLVDHDHGGYLAGRYLVGLGHRRVGVIGGPRDSSSSPARQRGFTRALEEAGLDLPAASVVDSDYQFAGGRLAMERLMEQVPEITAVFACNDLMAMGAITALRSRGLRVPDDMSMVGFDDIPYAVTTWPPLTTIAQPVEKIGTRAVSLLLERLGEPAAPSRREVLAPVLVERESCAAVRG; encoded by the coding sequence ATGACAACGATTGCCGATGTCGCGCGCTACGCCGGAGTGTCCGTCGCAACCGTGTCGCATGTGATGAACCGCACGCGCCATGTCGAGCCAAAGACGGCCGAGCGCGTGCGCGCGGCGATCGCCGCCCTGCGCTACAGCCCCAATTCGCTGGCGCGCAGCCTGCGGCGCGGCGAGACCAAGACCATCGGCCTGCTGCTGCCCGACAATTCTAATCCCTTCTTCGCCAGCGTCGCGCGCCAGATCGAGGATGCGGGGTTCGTGGCCGGCTACACGGTGATCCTGTGCAACTCCGACGGCAACGCCGAAAAGGAGGAGCGCTATCTGTCGGTGCTGATGGCCAAGCAGATCGACGGGCTGATCTTCGCCGGCTCGTCGGACCACGCGCGGGTGTTCTCGCGCCTTTCACCCGACGTGCCGGCGGTGCTGCTCGACCGCGAGATCCATTCGGTCAATGTCGATTCGGTGCTGGTCGACCACGATCACGGCGGCTATCTCGCCGGCCGCTACCTGGTCGGGCTCGGCCACCGAAGAGTCGGCGTGATCGGCGGTCCGCGCGATTCGAGCTCCAGCCCCGCCCGCCAGCGCGGCTTCACCCGGGCGCTCGAGGAAGCGGGCCTCGACCTGCCCGCCGCATCGGTGGTGGATTCGGACTATCAATTCGCCGGCGGACGGCTGGCGATGGAACGCCTGATGGAACAGGTGCCGGAGATCACGGCGGTGTTCGCCTGCAACGACCTGATGGCGATGGGCGCCATCACCGCGCTGCGCTCGCGCGGGCTGCGGGTTCCCGACGACATGTCGATGGTCGGCTTCGACGACATTCCCTATGCCGTCACCACATGGCCGCCGCTGACGACGATCGCCCAGCCGGTGGAGAAGATCGGCACGCGCGCGGTGAGCCTGCTTCTCGAGCGCCTCGGCGAGCCGGCGGCGCCGTCGCGCCGTGAGGTGCTGGCGCCGGTGCTGGTCGAACGGGAGAGCTGCGCGGCGGTGCGCGGATAA
- the rocF gene encoding arginase, which translates to MRCRIVGAPVQDGAGRMGCEMGPSALRTAGLVWVLSELGHEVEDWGAVQPARARAVVHGNLALKALPEISAWTAAIAETAYTASRDAMPIFLGGDHSISAGTVSGVARRAAERGRPLFVLWLDAHPDFHTLDTTTSGNLHGVPLAYASGRPGFTGYFPDLPAAVDPSRICTIGLRSVDPAERRALNEAGVTVHDMRAVDEHGIAPLLRAFLSRVETENGLLHVSLDVDFLDPSIAPAVGTTVPGGATFREAHLVMEMLSDSGLVSSLDLVELNPFLDERGRTATLMVDLTASLMGRRIMDRPTRSHSGSL; encoded by the coding sequence ATGCGTTGCAGGATCGTTGGCGCGCCGGTGCAGGACGGTGCGGGCAGGATGGGATGCGAGATGGGGCCGAGCGCGCTGCGCACTGCAGGCCTGGTCTGGGTGCTGTCGGAACTCGGCCATGAAGTCGAGGACTGGGGCGCGGTTCAGCCGGCTCGGGCGCGCGCCGTCGTCCATGGCAATCTCGCGCTCAAGGCGCTGCCGGAGATTTCAGCCTGGACGGCGGCGATCGCCGAGACGGCCTACACGGCTTCCAGGGATGCCATGCCGATCTTCCTTGGCGGCGACCATTCGATCTCCGCCGGCACGGTCTCGGGCGTCGCCCGCCGCGCCGCCGAACGCGGCCGGCCGCTCTTCGTGCTGTGGCTCGACGCGCATCCGGATTTCCACACGCTCGACACCACCACCAGCGGCAATCTGCACGGCGTGCCGCTCGCCTATGCCAGCGGTCGTCCCGGCTTCACCGGCTATTTCCCGGATCTGCCGGCGGCCGTCGATCCGAGCCGCATCTGCACCATCGGCCTGCGCAGCGTCGATCCGGCCGAGCGCCGGGCGCTCAACGAGGCCGGCGTGACCGTGCACGACATGCGCGCCGTCGACGAACACGGCATCGCGCCGCTGCTGCGCGCTTTCCTGAGCCGCGTCGAGACGGAAAACGGCCTGCTGCATGTCAGCCTCGATGTCGACTTCCTCGACCCCTCGATCGCGCCCGCGGTCGGCACCACGGTGCCCGGCGGCGCTACCTTCCGCGAGGCGCATCTGGTGATGGAGATGCTGTCAGACAGCGGTCTGGTCTCCAGCCTCGACTTGGTCGAACTGAACCCGTTCCTCGACGAGCGCGGCCGCACCGCGACGCTGATGGTCGACCTCACCGCCAGCCTGATGGGCCGCCGCATCATGGACCGCCCGACCCGCAGCCATTCCGGAAGCCTCTGA
- a CDS encoding ornithine cyclodeaminase, whose product MTQPSRLAIVPFVSVDRMMKLVLAIGIERFLTELAAYVEEDFRRWELFDKTPRIASHSHDGVIELMPTSDGKMYGFKYVNGHPKNMREGRQTVTAFGVLADVGSGYPMLLTEMTILTALRTAATSAVAAKYLAPKGSRAMAIIGNGAQSEFQAIAFKALLGIDRLRLYDIDRQASEKCARNLAGKGFDITICSTGQDAVEGVDIITTVTADKQYATILTDNMVGSGVHINAVGGDCPGKTELHRDILLRSDIFVEFPPQTRIEGEIQQLDADHPVTELWQVITGQAEGRKAPEQITLFDSVGFATEDFSALRYVRDQLQATGLYEELDLLADPDEPRDLFGMLLRAAMQPAA is encoded by the coding sequence ATGACCCAGCCGTCGCGCCTTGCCATCGTCCCCTTCGTCAGCGTCGACCGCATGATGAAGCTGGTGCTCGCCATCGGCATCGAGCGCTTCCTCACCGAGCTCGCCGCCTATGTCGAGGAGGATTTCCGCCGCTGGGAGCTGTTCGACAAGACGCCGCGCATCGCCTCGCACAGCCATGACGGCGTCATCGAGCTGATGCCGACCAGCGACGGCAAGATGTATGGCTTCAAATATGTCAACGGCCACCCGAAGAACATGCGCGAGGGCCGCCAGACCGTCACCGCCTTCGGCGTGCTCGCCGATGTCGGCTCCGGCTATCCGATGCTTTTGACCGAGATGACCATCCTGACGGCGCTGCGCACCGCGGCCACATCCGCTGTCGCGGCCAAATACCTGGCGCCTAAGGGCTCGCGCGCCATGGCCATCATCGGCAACGGCGCGCAGTCCGAATTCCAGGCCATCGCCTTCAAGGCGCTGCTCGGCATCGACCGGCTGCGGCTCTACGACATCGACCGCCAGGCCTCGGAAAAATGCGCCCGCAACCTCGCCGGCAAGGGGTTCGACATCACCATCTGCTCGACCGGGCAGGATGCGGTGGAAGGCGTCGACATCATCACCACGGTGACCGCCGACAAGCAGTACGCCACCATCCTCACCGACAACATGGTCGGCTCCGGCGTCCACATCAACGCCGTCGGCGGCGACTGCCCCGGCAAGACGGAACTGCATCGCGATATCCTGCTGCGCTCGGACATCTTCGTCGAGTTCCCGCCGCAGACGCGCATCGAGGGCGAGATCCAGCAGCTCGACGCCGACCATCCGGTGACCGAGCTGTGGCAGGTGATAACCGGCCAGGCAGAAGGGCGCAAGGCGCCGGAACAGATCACCCTGTTCGATTCCGTCGGCTTCGCCACGGAAGATTTTTCGGCACTGCGCTATGTCCGCGATCAGCTCCAGGCCACCGGCCTCTATGAGGAGCTCGACCTGCTCGCCGACCCCGACGAGCCGCGCGACCTGTTCGGCATGCTGCTGAGAGCGGCGATGCAGCCGGCGGCATAA
- a CDS encoding Lrp/AsnC family transcriptional regulator, with amino-acid sequence MDTLHERLVTLLRHDARRSVSDLALDLGVSRATVRARMERLEKSGEIIGYTVVLRADAVDQRIRGVMMIEIEGHAADRVIRALGGFPEVSTIHTTNGRWDLVVELGTASLTEFDAVLRRIRLIPGITGSETSLLLATPRTTRARLA; translated from the coding sequence ATGGATACGCTACACGAAAGGCTGGTAACGCTTCTGAGGCACGATGCGCGGCGCAGTGTCTCCGATCTCGCCCTCGACCTCGGCGTTTCGCGCGCGACGGTCAGGGCGCGCATGGAGCGGCTGGAAAAATCCGGCGAGATCATCGGCTACACGGTGGTGCTGCGCGCCGACGCGGTCGACCAGCGCATCCGCGGCGTGATGATGATCGAGATCGAAGGCCATGCCGCCGACCGCGTGATCAGGGCGCTCGGCGGCTTCCCCGAGGTCTCGACCATCCACACCACCAACGGCCGCTGGGACCTGGTGGTCGAACTCGGCACCGCCTCGCTGACCGAGTTCGACGCCGTGCTGCGGCGGATAAGGCTGATCCCCGGCATTACCGGGAGCGAGACGAGCCTGCTGCTGGCGACGCCGCGGACGACGCGGGCGAGGTTGGCGTAG